One genomic region from Argentina anserina chromosome 2, drPotAnse1.1, whole genome shotgun sequence encodes:
- the LOC126783383 gene encoding uncharacterized protein LOC126783383 translates to MRKATTISAIVYGLLRGPKPISGFSAIRCYCDRTVPSSRKLAGPLTQYKRLVEEGKLRHDPNQEAVAFQLENLLGRLDKYERDMEDYHTRLDDWEERRENERRRILMEEAENKQKDDAGGKQGNGLFERWTSKKRPENVEPGVGKWVSYLNRERKLDSVVGRRPTAPAAPKGLYIYGNVGSGKTMLMDMFYSATEGIVKHRKRYHFHEAMLKINEQMHNIWKNQVADKSLQSSIANWIMSLPFDLKVKEWVAAEENYKQQFQMQNILPAVADKLLVDRQANQKGGSILCFDEIQTVDVFAIVALSGIVSRLLSTGTVFVATSNRAPTDLNQDGMQKEIFQKFVAKLNEHCENVLIGSEIDYRRVIAENQRSKDQEHYFWPSDSIAHEKFERKWQEVTNQVGEQITSSTISVMFGRKLEVPECCDGVARFTFEYLCGQPVGAADYIAVAENYHTVFISGIPVMSMRIRDKARRFITLIDELYNHHCRVFCSAASSIDDLFQGTEEGALFDLESFQFETETEGAKLRRDVLAEGNISSGGAPTGIVSMLSGQEEMFAFRRAVSRLIEMQTPLYLEGVHSLHPYFQRQRQNITAENLQPQLSF, encoded by the exons ATGAGAAAAGCGACGACGATCTCGGCGATCGTGTATGGGCTTCTCCGCGGCCCAAAGCCCATTTCCGGCTTCAGTGCGATTCGCTGCTACTGTGACCGAACTGTTCCCAGCTCCAGAAAGCTTGCag GGCCGTTGACGCAGTACAAGAGGTTAGTGGAGGAAGGGAAGCTGCGGCATGATCCGAACCAAGAGGCGGTGGCGTTTCAGTTGGAGAATCTGCTGGGGAGGTTAGACAAGTACGAGAGAGATATGGAGGACTATCAT ACAAGGCTGGATGATtgggaggagaggagagagaatgagaggcGGCGGATTTTGATGGAGGAAGCTGAGAATAAGCAGAAGGATGATGCTgggggcaagcaagggaatgGGCTTTTCGAGAGGTGGACGTCCAA GAAAAGACCTGAGAATGTGGAGCCTGGAGTTGGGAAATGGGTGTCGTATCTTAATCGGGAGAGGAAGTTGGATTCGGTCGTTGGTCGCCGGCCGACTGCGCCTGCTGCTCCGAAAGGATTGTATATTTATGGCAATGTTGGGAGTG GAAAGACAATGCTTATGGACATGTTCTATAGTGCCACCGAAGGAATTGTTAAGCATAGAAAGCGATACCATTTTCATGAG GCTATGTTGAAAATTAATGAACAGATGCATAATATTTGGAAAAACCAAGTGGCGGATAAGTCGTTGCAGTCCAGCATTGCCAATTGGATAATGAGTCTGCCCTTTGATTTGAAGGTCAAGGAGTGGGTAGCTGCAGAAGAGAACTACAAACAACAGTTTCAGATGCAAAACATCCTTCCAGCTGTGGCAGATAAGCTTCTCGTAGACCGGCAGGCTAATCAAAAAGGGGGAAGCATTCTTTGTTTTGATGAGATACAG ACTGTTGATGTATTTGCTATTGTGGCCTTATCTGGAATTGTTAGCAGATTGTTAAGTACGGGAACTGTTTTTGTGGCCACTAGTAATCGAGCACCAACAGACTTAAATCAG GATGGTATGCAGAAGGAGATCTTCCAAAAGTTTGTTGCCAAATTGAATGAGCACTGTGAGAACGTTCTGATTGGAAGTGAGATAGATTACCGCCGTGTTATAGCTGAAAATCAAAGATCTAAGGACCAG GAGCACTACTTCTGGCCCTCTGACAGCATTGCTCATGAGAAGTTTGAGAGGAAGTGGCAGGAAGTCACAAACCAAGTAGGTGAACAGATCACCTCAAGTACTATTTCGGTGATGTTCGGAAG AAAATTGGAGGTTCCTGAATGCTGTGATGGAGTGGCGAGATTCACATTTGAGTACCTATGTGGCCAGCCG GTAGGTGCAGCAGATTATATTGCTGTAGCAGAAAATTATCATACTGTTTTCATATCTGGCATTCCAGTTATGAGTATGCGTATCCGTGATAAG GCACGGAGATTTATTACCCTCATTGATGAATTATACAATCATCACTGCCGCGTATTTTGTTCTGCAGCTTCTTCTATTGATGATTTGTTTCAAGGAACTGAAGAGGGTGCACTTTTTGATCTAGAGAG TTTCCAGTTTGAAACAGAGACAGAAGGTGCAAAACTTCGGCGTGATGTTTTAGCAGAAGGGAATATTAGTTCAGGAGGTGCCCCAACTGGTATAGTGTCCATGCTATCTGGTCAAGAAGAAATGTTTGCTTTCCGCCGAGCA GTTTCACGACTGATTGAAATGCAGACGCCTCTATACTTGGAGGGAGTTCATAGTCTTCATCCTTATTTTCAGAGGCAACGTCAAAATATTACTGCAGAAAACTTGCAACCTCAGTTATCTTTCTAA
- the LOC126783393 gene encoding uncharacterized protein At2g34160-like, whose amino-acid sequence MEGLTEAVKDIHITDAAANKKNHRIQNRIQVSNTKKPLFFYVNLAKKYMQLNNEVELSGLGMAIATVVTIAEILKNNGLAVEKKIITKTVDMREDAGGRPIQKAKIEILLGKSDKFDEMMAAAAEEANEYEDQS is encoded by the exons ATGGAGGGACTGACGGAGGCAGTGAAAGACATCCACATCACCGACGCGGCGGCGAACAAGAAGAATCACCGCATCCAGAACCGCATCCAAGTCTCCAACACCAAGAAGCCCCTCTTCTTCTATGTCAATCTCGCCAAG AAGTACATGCAGCTCAACAATGAGGTCGAGCTCTCCGGTCTCGGAATGG CGATTGCTACGGTTGTTACAATTGCTGAGATTCTCAAGAACAATGGATTGGCTGTTGAGAAGA AGATCATTACCAAGACTGTTGACATGAGGGAGGATGCTGGTGGGAGGCCAATTCAGAAAGCCAAG ATTGAAATACTGCTGGGAAAGTCGGACAAGTTTGATGAGATGATGGCTGCTGCAGCTGAGGAAGCCAATGAATATGAAGACCAGAGTTGA
- the LOC126783386 gene encoding adenine nucleotide transporter BT1, chloroplastic/mitochondrial, translating to MGRNEVQLFDDRSDGLFSVCNLGFPSTPQYPGGLFASVSQVGMGFGVSPPSPEPQNPRGGVKLSYADLYMKYVEGFKNFGAREEEVVGEGGVVVKKKGGLKLKIKIANPSLRRLISGAVAGAVSRTAVAPLETIRTHLMVGSSGNSSAEVFNDIMKVDGWTGLFRGNLVNVIRVAPSKAIELFAYDTVNKRLSPKAGEQSKLPIPASLVAGACAGVSSTLITYPLELLKTRLTIQRGVYNGLLDAFVKIVQEEGPAELYRGLAPSLIGVIPYAAANYCAYDTLRKAYRKIFKQEKIGNIQTLLIGSAAGAISSTATFPLEVARKHMQVGAVGGRQYTGVIHALTSILEHEGIPGLYRGLGPSCVKLVPAAGISFMCYEAMKKILVEEDEEA from the exons ATGGGCCGGAACGAGGTTCAGCTTTTCGATGACCGGAGCGATGGGCTCTTCTCCGTTTGCAATTTGGGGTTTCCCTCCACTCCCCAATATCCCGGCGGCTTGTTCGCCAGTGTTTCCCAGGTCGGAATGGGGTTCGGTGTCTCGCCTCCGTCGCCGGAGCCGCAGAACCCGCGAGGCGGCGTGAAGCTGTCGTATGCGGACCTGTACATGAAGTATGTGGAGGGCTTTAAGAATTTCGGGGCGAGAGAGGAGGAGGTAGTAGGGGAAGGAGGGGTGGTGGTGAAGAAGAAGGGTGGTCTTAAGTTGAAGATTAAGATAGCTAATCCTTCTCTTAGGAGGTTGATTAGTGGCGCCGTGGCCGGAGCGGTGTCGAGGACGGCGGTGGCGCCGTTGGAGACTATAAGGACGCATTTGATGGTTGGGAGTAGTGGGAATTCGAGTGCTGAGGTGTTTAATGATATTATGAAGGTTGATGGGTGGACTGGATTGTTTAGGGGGAATTTGGTCAATGTGATTCGGGTTGCGCCGAGCAAGGCTATAGAG CTGTTTGCTTATGACACGGTTAACAAGCGTTTGTCACCTAAAGCTGGAGAACAGTCTAAACTTCCAATTCCTGCCTCATTAGTTGCAGGAGCATGTGCTGGAGTGAGTTCCACTCTTATCACATACCCCCTTGAGTTACTGAAGACTCGGCTAACCATTCAG AGAGGCGTATATAACGGTCTTCTAGATGCATTTGTAAAAATTGTCCAAGAAGAGGGACCTGCAGAGCTCTATAGAGGTCTTGCCCCCAGTCTTATTGGAGTCATTCCCTATGCTGCAGCAAATTACTGTGCTTATGACACATTGCGGAAAGCCTATCGTAAGATTTTCAAGCAGGAGAAGATTGGGAACATTCAGACCCTTTTAATTGGATCAGCAGCTGGTGCTATTTCAAGTACTGCGACTTTCCCACTCGAAGTGGCTCGCAAGCATATGCAGGTGGGGGCTGTGGGTGGAAGACAGTATACTGGTGTGATTCACGCCCTTACAAGCATACTTGAACATGAAGGTATTCCTGGTTTATACAGGGGGCTCGGGCCTAGCTGCGTGAAATTGGTCCCTGCAGCTGGGATTTCTTTTATGTGTTACGAAGCAATGAAGAAGATACTAGTAGAGGAGGATGAGGAAGCATAG
- the LOC126783390 gene encoding UPF0481 protein At3g47200-like, translated as MGGSKHLVSSVREELDGLLPLYPLCSIYKVPERLRRVSQKAYAPKVVSIGPLHHGKEHLKPMEEHKMRYLQQYLRRTQINLEDYIRKIREQEAGLRSCYAETIAFSSDEFVRIILVDVAFLIEVLLRFRFRQLSEENDRLFNRPWMFEDLWMDLLLLENQLPFFILEDCFDADIMQRSSNLSERLSLIDLSHFFFTNKIQIKETEGNLEIIRSSQVAHLVDFCRSIYLPLKPSATRGPAPKTTPRITELNRAGVKFKLGSSSDLFNIQFSSGVLEIPKLAISDQLEITIKNLIALEQTDCMETIVSDYAFIINRLVKTSKDVELLVSNEILENGLGSISAAAAVINNLADGLTVDPEDCCYGTILKDLNEHCSKPWHQWREYLRKHLLHSWATKKTIGAVVLLVLIFIQTICLLIFIGLLG; from the coding sequence ATGGGAGGAAGTAAACATTTGGTAAGTTCAGTGAGAGAGGAGCTGGATGGTTTGCTTCCCCTGTATCCGCTGTGCAGTATCTACAAAGTTCCCGAGAGACTAAGGCGTGTAAGCCAAAAGGCTTATGCACCTAAGGTTGTCTCTATAGGTCCACTACACCATGGCAAAGAGCATCTCAAACCCATGGAAGAGCATAAGATGAGATACCTGCAGCAGTACTTACGTCGGACGCAAATAAACTTGGAGGATTATATACGCAAAATAAGGGAACAAGAAGCAGGATTACGCAGTTGTTATGCAGAAACAATTGCATTTAGTAGTGACGAATTCGTAAGAATTATTCTTGTGGATGTGGCCTTCCTCATCGAAGTCTTACTGAGATTCCGATTTCGTCAGTTGTCGGAGGAGAATGATCGGCTATTCAACAGACCGTGGATGTTCGAAGATTTATGGATGGACTTGCTTTTGCTTGAAAATCAATTGCCTTTCTTCATTCTTGAGGATTGTTTTGACGCTGACATAATGCAAAGATCTTCCAACCTTTCTGAGAGGCTTTCCCTAATTGATCTCTCTCATTTTTTCTTCACAAACAAAATACAGATAAAGGAAACTGAAGGCAATTTGGAGATCATACGCTCTTCTCAAGTAGCACATCTTGTTGATTTTTGTAGAAGCATATATCTACCACTGAAACCATCAGCTACAAGAGGTCCGGCACCAAAAACCACCCCTAGAATCACAGAGCTAAATCGCGCTGGAGTCAAGTTCAAGTTGGGATCGAGCAGTGACTTATTTAACATACAGTTCAGTAGTGGCGTACTCGAAATTCCAAAGTTAGCTATAAGTGATCAATTGGAGATAACTATCAAAAATCTCATTGCCTTGGAACAAACTGACTGCATGGAGACCATCGTAAGTGACTACGCTTTTATCATCAACCGTCTTGTGAAGACCTCAAAGGATGTGGAGCTACTTGTTAGCAATGAGATTCTTGAAAATGGACTTGGTAGTATCTCTGCAGCTGCTGCTGTGATTAACAACCTTGCTGATGGATTGACTGTGGATCCCGAAGACTGCTGTTATGGGACAATTTTGAAAGATTTGAACGAGCACTGCAGCAAGCCATGGCACCAGTGGCGGGAATACTTGCGTAAGCATCTTCTCCACTCTTGGGCAACCAAAAAAACTATTGGGGCTGTTGTTTTACTAGTACTCATTTTCATACAGACAATATGTCTTCTTATCTTTATAGGCTTACTCGGCTAA
- the LOC126783384 gene encoding pentatricopeptide repeat-containing protein At4g21065-like: MKKLMKPREAEQSCLALLQLCDVVSKLTQCQAHIVKLGLGNNPMVLTKFAATASDLKAVDYASSVLFSPDSSTHLYDAFLFNTVIRAYSQTRHAKHEALRCYRVMVKSKVLPNKFTYPFVLKACAGVGELNLGKTVHGSVVKFGFCGDSHVRNTMVHMYCSCSGGIESARKVFDEMPSLDSIAWSAMIGGYVKVGSSSDAVELFREMQMRRVRPDGVTMVSVLAACCDLGALELGKWVESYIEREGIGKSVELCNALIDMFAKCGSVDKALKLFRGMSGKTIVSWTSVIDGLAMHGRGEEAVGLFEEMIGDGVVPDDVAFIGLLSACSHSGMVDEGKRYFSMMVERFGCVPKIEHYGCMVDMLCRAGQVKEALEFIRKMPIQPNPIILRTLISACRAHGELELGESITKELIRAEPLHESNYVLLSNIYAKMKHWDKKTKTREAMDKKGMKKIPGSTMIELDNEIFEFVAGDKSHKQSKEIYKMVNEMGRKMKKAGYVPSTSEVLLDIDEEDKEDALNRHSEKLAIAFALLNTPPGTPIRIVKNLRVCDDCHSATKFISKIYNREIVVRDRNRFHHFKDGMCSCRDFW, from the coding sequence ATGAAGAAGCTGATGAAGCCCAGAGAAGCAGAGCAGAGCTGCTTAGCGCTACTCCAGCTCTGCGACGTCGTTTCGAAGCTGACGCAATGCCAGGCCCACATTGTGAAACTGGGCCTCGGGAACAACCCCATGGTGCTCACCAAGTTCGCCGCCACCGCCTCCGACCTCAAAGCCGTCGACTACGCCTCCTCCGTCCTGTTCTCGCCGGACTCCTCCACGCATTTATACGACGCATTTCTCTTCAACACCGTCATCCGAGCTTACTCTCAAACACGTCACGCAAAGCATGAAGCTTTGCGGTGTTACCGAGTCATGGTAAAAAGTAAAGTCTTGCCTAATAAATTCACCTACCCTTTCGTCCTCAAGGCCTGCGCCGGCGTCGGGGAGTTGAATTTAGGGAAGACGGTTCACGGTTCGGTGGTGAAGTTCGGGTTTTGTGGTGATAGTCATGTGAGGAATACAATGGTGCACATGTACTGTAGTTGCAGTGGAGGGATTGAGAGTGCACGGAAGGTGTTCGATGAAATGCCGAGCTTAGACTCCATTGCGTGGAGCGCGATGATTGGCGGGTACGTGAAGGTAGGGTCGTCTAGTGACGCGGTGGAGCTGTTTAGGGAGATGCAGATGAGGAGAGTGAGGCCGGATGGGGTTACTATGGTCTCGGTTTTGGCTGCGTGTTGTGATTTGGGTGCGCTAGAGCTAGGGAAGTGGGTGGAGTCCTACATTGAGAGAGAGGGGATTGGGAAGAGTGTGGAGCTTTGTAATGCGCTGATTGATATGTTTGCGAAATGTGGGAGTGTTGATAAGGCTTTGAAGCTGTTTAGGGGGATGAGTGGGAAGACGATTGTTTCGTGGACTTCAGTGATTGATGGTTTGGCGATGCATGGGAGGGGAGAGGAGGCAGTTGGTTTGTTTGAGGAAATGATTGGAGATGGGGTGGTGCCGGATGATGTTGCGTTTATTGGACTGCTTTCGGCATGTAGTCATTCCGGGATGGTTGATGAGGGGAAAAGGTACTTCAGTATGATGGTGGAAAGGTTTGGATGTGTGCCGAAGATAGAACACTATGGATGCATGGTGGATATGTTATGCAGGGCTGGACAGGTCAAAGAGGCATTGGAGTTTATTCGGAAAATGCCTATTCAGCCAAATCCAATTATTTTGCGAACGCTGATCAGTGCCTGCCGTGCGCATGGTGAGCTAGAGCTTGGAGAGAGCATCACCAAAGAGTTGATCAGGGCTGAACCTTTGCATGAGTCGAACTATGTCCTACTTTCCAACATATATGCAAAAATGAAGCATTGGGATAAGAAAACCAAGACTAGAGAGGCGATGGACAAGAAAGGGATGAAAAAGATCCCTGGGAGCACTATGATTGAGCTAGATAACGAAATTTTTGAATTTGTGGCGGGAGATAAATCACATAAACAGTCCAAAGAGATTTATAAGATGGTTAATGAGATGgggaggaagatgaagaaagcTGGCTATGTTCCCAGTACATCAGAGGTTTTGCTAGATATTGATGAAGAAGATAAAGAAGATGCTTTAAATAGGCATAGTGAAAAGTTGGCCATTGCGTTCGCCCTCCTGAACACGCCACCGGGAACTCCTATTCGCATTGTAAAGAATCTTCGGGTTTGTGATGATTGCCACTCTGCTACTAAGTTCATCTCTAAGATCTATAATCGAGAAATAGTGGTGAGGGACCGAAACAGGTTTCACCATTTCAAAGATGGTATGTGCTCTTGTAGAGATTTCTGGTGA